In Pseudonocardia sp. DSM 110487, the sequence GACGAACCGCCGCTGCTGGAGCGCGGGCGCTCGAACTACTGGGGCTACGCGACGCTGGGCTTCCTCGCCCCGAACCCGCGATACGCGAGCAGGCCGGGCGCCGAGATCGAGGAGTTCCGGGCGATGGTGGCGGCGCTGCACGCCGCGGGCATCGAGGTGATCCTCGACATCGTGCCGAACCACACCGCGGAAGGCGGGATCGGCGGCACCACGCTTGCCTACCGCGGGCTGGACGCCCCCTCGTACTACGCGCTGCGCAGCGACGGTCACGACGCCGACGTCACCGGCACCGGCAACACCCTCGACGCCGGCTCACCCACCGTCATCCGGCTGGTCTGCGACGCGATGCGGTACTGGGTCACGGTGCTCGGCGTCGACGGCTTCCGCATCGACCTGGCCAGCGTGCTCGGCAGGCCCCGCTCCGGCCCATTCGACCCGCACGCTCCGCTGCTCACTGCGATCGCCATCGATCCCGTCCTCTCCACCGTCAAGCTCATCGCCGAGCCGTGGGACGCCACCGGCGAGGGCTACCAGGTGGGCGGGTTCGGCGTGGCATGGTCGGAGTGGAACGGGCGCTACCGCGACGCCGTGCGCGACTTCTGGCGGGGCCACGGCAGCATCGGCGAGGTCGCGTCCCGGCTCACCGGGAGCTCCGACCTGTACCGGATCTCCGGCAGGCGCCCGTGGGCGTCGATCAACTTCGTCACCGCGCACGACGGCTTCACCCTGCGCGACCTGCTCTCGTACGAGCGCAAGCACAACGAGCGCAACGGGGAGGAGAACCGCGACGGCACCGACGACAACCGCTCGCAGAACTTCGGCGAGGAGGGCGAGACCGCCTCCCCGGTGCGCGCCGCCCGCAGGCTCGCAACGGCACGGGCGATGCTGGGCACGCTGCTGCTGTCCACCGGCACTCCGATGCTGCTGGCAGGCGACGAGCTGTGGCGCACGCAGCGGGGCAACAACAACGCGTACTGCCTGGACGACGAAACGTCATGGGTGGACTGGTCGCGGCGGGACGGGGCGCTCGCGGCGTTCACCGCACGGGTCGCGGCGCTGCGGCGCGACTCCCCCGCACTGCACCGCGACCAGTTCTACCGCGACGGCGAGGTGCTCTGGTGGCACCCGTCGGGCCGGCGGCTCGGCGGGCACGACTGGCACGAAGGTGGCCTGCACACCCTCGGGCTCCTACGCGGCGAGTGGCTGCTGCTCCTGCACGCGGGCACGGAGGCGGTGGCCGCCACACTGCCCCCGGAGGGCCCGTACACGCCGGAGCTGGACAGCACCCGCGCCGACGGCATCCCGGCCTCCCGCCGTCCGCTTCCCGCCGAGACCACCATCACGCTCCCGCCCCGCTCCCTGCTCCTGCTGAGGACTGCATCATGAGTGATCATGAGTGATCAGCAAGGGCTCGCCCGGCGGCTGGGGACGACCGACGCCATGGTGATCGGGCTGGGCTCGATGATCGGTGCAGGGGTGTTCTCGGCGTTCGCCCCCGCCGCCACTGCCGCAGGGGCCGGGCTGCTCGTCGGCCTGGCGATCGCCGCCGTCGTCGCGTACTGCAACGCGACCGCGTCGGCGCAGCTCGCGGCCCAGTACCCGACCTCGGGCGGCACCTACGTCTACGGCCGCGAGCGGCTCGGGGACTGGTGGGGGTTCCTGGCCGGGTGGGGGTTCGTGGTCGGGAAGACGGCCAGCTGCGCGGCGATGGCGCTGACGTTCGCGGCCTACGCCGTGCCGCCCGCATGGCAGCGGCCGGTCGCGGTGGCAGCGGTAGTCGGACTGGCGGCGGTGAACTACCGCGGGGTGACCCGCACGGCCCGCCTCACCCGGGTCATCGTCGTGGTCGTACTGCTCGCGCTGGCCGTCGTCGTCGTCGCGGCCCTCCTCGGCGGGCAGGCCGATCCGGTGCGCCTGACGGCGGGCCTGGCCGGCGGTCTCGACCCGTACGGGGTGCTGCAGTCCGCGGGCCTGCTCTTCTTCGCCTTCGCCGGCTACGCCCGGATCGCCACCATGGGCGAGGAGGTCCGGGAGCCG encodes:
- a CDS encoding APC family permease — translated: MSDQQGLARRLGTTDAMVIGLGSMIGAGVFSAFAPAATAAGAGLLVGLAIAAVVAYCNATASAQLAAQYPTSGGTYVYGRERLGDWWGFLAGWGFVVGKTASCAAMALTFAAYAVPPAWQRPVAVAAVVGLAAVNYRGVTRTARLTRVIVVVVLLALAVVVVAALLGGQADPVRLTAGLAGGLDPYGVLQSAGLLFFAFAGYARIATMGEEVREPARTIPRAIVGALAIAVAVYAVVAVAAMLALGPDRLAASRAPLADAATAGGWDWVVPVVAVGGAAAALGALLALIAGIGRTTLAMARQSDLPRWLAAVHPRYQVPHRAEIALAVVVCVLVLTLDLRGAIGFSSFGVLLYYLVANLAAFTQPAERRRFPRWLQVLGAAGCVLLVATLPWQAVVAGLAVFAVGAGYRAVRLAAG
- the glgX gene encoding glycogen debranching protein GlgX, whose protein sequence is MPVFPLGAHADDGGVRFAVASTSADAVEVCLVDGVDGALSEKRVALTERTFGVWHGYVEGVRPEQRYGYRVHGPYRPWDGVRANPAKILVDPYARRITGGVTDLRAARGWVDDPLTGPASEIDSLGHVPLSVVSAPDGAPAGQSPDVPWSETVIAELHVRGYTKLHPEVPPEHRGTYLGLAHPAVIQHLCLLGVTAVELLPVAAIADEPPLLERGRSNYWGYATLGFLAPNPRYASRPGAEIEEFRAMVAALHAAGIEVILDIVPNHTAEGGIGGTTLAYRGLDAPSYYALRSDGHDADVTGTGNTLDAGSPTVIRLVCDAMRYWVTVLGVDGFRIDLASVLGRPRSGPFDPHAPLLTAIAIDPVLSTVKLIAEPWDATGEGYQVGGFGVAWSEWNGRYRDAVRDFWRGHGSIGEVASRLTGSSDLYRISGRRPWASINFVTAHDGFTLRDLLSYERKHNERNGEENRDGTDDNRSQNFGEEGETASPVRAARRLATARAMLGTLLLSTGTPMLLAGDELWRTQRGNNNAYCLDDETSWVDWSRRDGALAAFTARVAALRRDSPALHRDQFYRDGEVLWWHPSGRRLGGHDWHEGGLHTLGLLRGEWLLLLHAGTEAVAATLPPEGPYTPELDSTRADGIPASRRPLPAETTITLPPRSLLLLRTAS